One Nomascus leucogenys isolate Asia chromosome 22a, Asia_NLE_v1, whole genome shotgun sequence DNA segment encodes these proteins:
- the NABP1 gene encoding SOSS complex subunit B2 isoform X1 yields MNRVNDPLIFIRDIKPGLKNLNVVFIVLEIGRVTKTKDGHEVRSCKVADKTGSITISVWDEIGGLIQPGDIIRLTRGYASMWKGCLTLYTGRGGELQKIGEFCMVYSEVPNFSEPNPDYRGQQNKGAQSEQKNNSMNSNMGTGTFGPVGNGVHTGPESREHQFSHAGRSNGRGLINPQLQGTASNQTVVTTISNGRDPRRAFKR; encoded by the exons ATGAATAGGGTCAACGACCCACTTATTTTTATAAGAGATATTAAGCCCGGACTGAAAAACTTAAATGTCGTCTTTATTGTCCTGGAGATAG GACGCGTGACCAAAACCAAAGACGGCCATGAAGTGAGATCGTGCAAAGTAGCAGATAAAACGGGCAGCATCACTATTTCCGTGTGGGATGAGATCGGAGGTCTTATACAGCCAGGGGATATTATTCGGTTGACCAGAGG gTATGCATCCATGTGGAAAGGATGTCTGACACTTTATACTGGAAGGGGTGGTGAACTTCAAAAAATTGGGGA attttgtaTGGTTTATTCAGAAGTGCCAAATTTCAGTGAACCCAACCCAGATTATCGAGGACAGCAGAACAAAGGG gcACAGAGTGAACAGAAGAATAATTCCATGAATAGTAATATGGGTACAGGTACATTTGGACCAGTGG gAAATGGTGTTCACACTGGCCCTGAATCAAGGGAACACCAGTTTTCACATGCTGGCAGAAGCAATGGCCGGGGACTTATAAATCCACAACTACAAGGAACAGCTAGTAATCAAACAGTGGTGACCACAATAAGTAATGGCAGGGACCCTCGGAGAGCCTTTAAAAGATGA
- the NABP1 gene encoding SOSS complex subunit B2 isoform X2 — translation MWKGCLTLYTGRGGELQKIGEFCMVYSEVPNFSEPNPDYRGQQNKGAQSEQKNNSMNSNMGTGTFGPVGNGVHTGPESREHQFSHAGRSNGRGLINPQLQGTASNQTVVTTISNGRDPRRAFKR, via the exons ATGTGGAAAGGATGTCTGACACTTTATACTGGAAGGGGTGGTGAACTTCAAAAAATTGGGGA attttgtaTGGTTTATTCAGAAGTGCCAAATTTCAGTGAACCCAACCCAGATTATCGAGGACAGCAGAACAAAGGG gcACAGAGTGAACAGAAGAATAATTCCATGAATAGTAATATGGGTACAGGTACATTTGGACCAGTGG gAAATGGTGTTCACACTGGCCCTGAATCAAGGGAACACCAGTTTTCACATGCTGGCAGAAGCAATGGCCGGGGACTTATAAATCCACAACTACAAGGAACAGCTAGTAATCAAACAGTGGTGACCACAATAAGTAATGGCAGGGACCCTCGGAGAGCCTTTAAAAGATGA